From a single Maylandia zebra isolate NMK-2024a linkage group LG3, Mzebra_GT3a, whole genome shotgun sequence genomic region:
- the LOC112430664 gene encoding uncharacterized protein LOC112430664 isoform X3, with amino-acid sequence MSSAQYLREFIKERLTAVCEEIFSEVQKTIVQYEEEINRQHRLLDISRTPDRNSHIIDLQQQHVIEKEEVLTDQQVCIQERNSSLTEEDPEPPQIKEEQEEVCSSQEGEQLGLKQETDAFMLS; translated from the exons ATGAGTTCAGCTCAGTATCTGAGAGAGTTCATCAAGGAGAGACTAACTGCTGTTTGTGAAGAAATCTTCTCAGAGGTTCAAAAAACCATCGTCCAGTATGAGGAGGAGATCAACCGTCAGCACAGACTGCTGGATATCAGCCGGACACCCGACAGAAACTCACACATCATAG ACCTCCAACAGCAACATGTCATTGAGAAGGAGGAGGTTCTTACAGACCAACAGGTCTGTATCCAAGAAAGGAACTCCAGTCTGACTGAGGAGGACCCAGAGCCtccacagattaaagaggaacaggaggaagtgtgcagcagtcaggagggagagcagcttGGACTGAAGCAGGAGACTGATGCCTTCATG CTTTCCTGA
- the LOC112430664 gene encoding uncharacterized protein LOC112430664 isoform X2, which yields MSSAQYLREFIKERLTAVCEEIFSEVQKTIVQYEEEINRQHRLLDISRTPDRNSHIIDLQQQHVIEKEEVLTDQQVCIQERNSSLTEEDPEPPQIKEEQEEVCSSQEGEQLGLKQETDAFMVTAAYEESAHTESETNVEHLLSHSFPEAESRDQKASQHVDSGSTRNAELKKRRHHSNGSHSQRVDNPAVSENQSKTDTKKKSLKCDVCGKHFQFKCHLNAHLRIHTGEKPYSCSTCGKQFRQISALKNHGNCYTGEKPYPCSTCGKRFSYKSHLESHARIHTGEKPHICTVCGKRFSRRAHLYYHLKIHTGEKPHLCSTCGKGFRENYELQRHVRRHTGEKPYSCSFCEKRFSHLGHAKRHMKIHTD from the exons ATGAGTTCAGCTCAGTATCTGAGAGAGTTCATCAAGGAGAGACTAACTGCTGTTTGTGAAGAAATCTTCTCAGAGGTTCAAAAAACCATCGTCCAGTATGAGGAGGAGATCAACCGTCAGCACAGACTGCTGGATATCAGCCGGACACCCGACAGAAACTCACACATCATAG ACCTCCAACAGCAACATGTCATTGAGAAGGAGGAGGTTCTTACAGACCAACAGGTCTGTATCCAAGAAAGGAACTCCAGTCTGACTGAGGAGGACCCAGAGCCtccacagattaaagaggaacaggaggaagtgtgcagcagtcaggagggagagcagcttGGACTGAAGCAGGAGACTGATGCCTTCATGGTGACAGCCGCTTATGAGGAAAGTGCACACACTGAATCAGAAACAAACGTTGAGCATCTCCTTTCTCACAGCTTTCCTGAAGCAGAGAGCCGAGATCAGAAAGCAAGCCAGCATGTGGACTCAGGATCAACTAGAAAtgcagagctgaagaagaggAGACATCACAGCAACGGAAGTCACAGTCAGAGAGTAGACAACCCTGCTGTTTCAGAGAATCAAAGTAAAACTGACACAAAGAAAAAGTCTCTGAAATGTGACGTCTGtggaaaacattttcagtttaaatgTCACCTGAATGCACATCTcagaattcacacaggtgagaaaccgtattcttgtagcacctgtgggaaaCAATTCCGTCAGATATCAGCTTTGAAAAATCATGGTAACTGTTACACAGgtgaaaaaccatatccttgTAGCACTTGTGGTAAAAGATTTTCCTATAAATCACATCTTGAGTCTCATGCAAggattcacacaggtgagaagccccATATCTGTACCGTTTGTGGGAAAAGATTCAGTCGGCGTGCACATTTGTATTATCACTTAAAAATTCATACAGGTGAGAAGCCGCATCTTTGCAGCACCTGTGGGAAAGGATTCAGAGAGAACTATGAGTTGCAACGTCATGTAAGAAGGCACACTGGTGAGAAACCGTATTCCTGTAGCTTTTGTGAGAAAAGATTCAGTCATCTCGGACACGCAAAGAGACACATGAAAATCCATACTGATTAA